CCCAGCCAACGACGACTAGCCGAAATTGCAGAGTTGATTCACACAGCCTCACTTCTTCACGACGATGTTATCGACCACTCGGTCTCCCGCCGAGGATCGCCTTCAGCAAATTTGGAATTCGGCAACAAGATGGCCGTTTTGGCAGGTGACTTTTTGCTCGGCAGGGCATCCGTTGCGCTGGCTCGTCTGCGCAACCCCGAGGTTGTTGAGTTGCTGGCTACTGTCATCGCTAACTTGGTCGAGGGCGAGTTCATGCAGCTCAAGAACACAGAGCGCGATGAGCGCAATCCCAAGTGGTCCGAGGAGACAGTCACATATTACCTCCAAAAGACGTACCTCAAGACCGCTTCCCTCATCTCCAAATCATGCCGAGCTGCCGCTCTTCTGGGTAACACGGATGCCGTGACAGTCGACGCAGCATACTCGTACGGACGAAACCTGGGACTGGCCTTCCAGCTGGTGGATGACCTTTTGGATTATACGCAGAGTGGATCAGATCTTGGAAAGCCTGCGGGGGCTGACTTGGAGTTGGGCCTTGCGACAGCACCTCTGCTATTTGCCTGGAAGCAGATGCCGGAGCTCGGAGCCCTCGTCGGCCGCAAGTTCGCCCAGGAGGGTGACGTACAAAGGGTAAGTTGGTTGCATCTGTCTTGACGAATCATGTTGGAGACACTCCATACTAATTTATACCGCTACAGGCACGTGAGTTGGTTCTCCAAAGCGACGGCATCGAGCAGACACGAGCTCTCGCGCAAGACTACGTGGACAAGGCCATTGCCTCGATCGCGGACTTTCCCGAAAGCGAGGCCAAGGATGGATTGATTGAGATGGCACACAAGTCTCTCAAGCGACAGAAGTAAATGCCATCCaaggaaacaaaagaaaggaaaaaagaggcTTGATGATCTGGATGATAATGTTCCAGTTTCGTCTGCCGTGTACAAATACAACATCAAATCacatcagatcagatcactATTATTTAAcgatggaaaagaaaaaagaaaaagtcgGATATATCGAGACGACGATCAGGTCAGCTGGGATGGGAGTTGGTGGCATTGAGCCTAGCATGAGCGGTGTATGATTTGTGTTTTCAGGCTTGCTTTGTCTCGTCTTTTGAACAAACTAAAACCGCGGGCATCTAGACGGGCTGGGAAAAAAAGGGAAAGTGATGCATGTAtgattatacttactataccTGTACTACTTGGTTTTCTATTTTTCTTACTACTTGTAACATCATGATGATAAAGATTCATAAGATTATTGACGCCGCTTACAGCCGCCTATTTGGGATAATTGCATCTTACCGGACTTCAATTCTACAGTTGCTTTAGGATTCAGAGGGTGTGATGACGACAGCTGAAATATTGATTCATGATGGCTTGGCAAAAGGATAGAATTGGATGACGCTTTAGACTTTTTGCTCTGCAGACGATATTGCAACCTCAACATGCATTGAACATACAACGGCGTCTCGACTTGGTGTTTTGATCGAGTAATACCTATTTCTATGATCGAATAAACTTCAGGAAAATAAAAACAAAGCTAGCTGGATCTGAAAAAAGGGTCAGCCATGGAGTGGACTGTTTCCGCGGGGTGTGCCAGACTTAGACTAGGACCAAAACACCATGATTGCATTACTCGATAGAAACTCGTTGAAGGATGACCTCGGTAGAGGGGCAAGTCATTCATCAAAGACACGAGAACCACGATCCTAAAGAATTGTTGTAGAATTATTATCGGGTGATTGTGTTAACAATGGAATTGCCTCACAGGGACATTCCTGTCTCAAAGTCTCGAACAAATGTTGGTTATGGGTATTATCGTCGAACCCGAATAGCCTCAGACTCGAGCCATTCTCACCAAGACAAGAAGAGAATGAATATACGACGCCTTTCTGCAACGTCGGTGTCATGCAAGCCAATGAATCCCTCTTCTGACCTTGCAGCTGCAAACCCGTTCATCGTATTACTCGATATTTACTCGATTCAATCACCCACTGCGGCATTCGGCTTGGAGATTCAAGACTCTGATTGGACCCGAGTCGTGAGAAACCGGCATCCGGCTGTGTCCGATGCGAGGACCCTAGAAATTCCAGATTTTTCCATTCTGTTATCGGTGATAGGCAAACTATCTAGGTTAGTTATAGTCTAAGCTTTTTTTCCCAAGTCCGTGTAAGTGGGACCTGAGGCCGTCGTCCATGGGTACAAAAAGTCATATGCACAAAGAAAAGGTGAACAACACATCGGATTTGCCTAGAGTGGAATGTAAAGGGGAGGCAAATCATTGATTGGAAGGAATAGTGTTTTGATCGAATAATGAATATAGTATAGATCAGAACTGTCTGAGCCGAAGAGTCAGGATAAGAAGAAAGCTATAGCCGAATCCTGTGGGTGGCCTTTTCCCTCTCTCTTTTCCCTCACTTCTCTTCATAGTAGCAACACTCGTTGACAACCCAATTGCTggtccttttttttttgtcctTTATTGATAAGATCATTCGGATAAGATCAGCTTCACCACTTGATAAAGCTCCCCTTATCAGAACTGTGACGCTTGACTTGGCTCCGTCTGACTTCTCTTATCTTTGAGTCGCAACCCCACCAATTGGGCTAATCTGTGAGCCACACCTCCAAGACGAAGCAGAGAGATAAGGATAAGAAGAGTATCCCCAGAAAGAACCGAAATAGCTACTAAGGGAAACAGAGTGAACCAGCTTTCCCCGGATTTCGGACATATCCTTGCAGTAGCTTTGTTTGACATCGTTTTTgtctctttgtcttttttctcttttctcttttcatcttttccttctctttattCTCCCATCCTCTTGATTCGTATCACTCATATCACTCATCATGGCATCTCCCGGCGCTGAGCAATACCCAGAGGGTCCTCTTTCAGTCCTCGTATCCTCCCGAGTCGTTGTTACTCTTCCTGATGATTCCCTTATTACCACTCCTGCTTCAGTCGTTGTGAGCCCAGTCACTGGCAAGATCGTGACAATCATCCCCGAAGTCCTTCCCTCGTCTAGTTTCCCAGCCGGCACAAACTATGTCGACCATGGTTCCAAGCTTCTCATTCCTGGTCTGGTCGACGCTCATGTTCACTTGAACGAGCCTGGTCGAACAGAGTGGGAGGGTTTTTGGACTGGTACCCGTGCTGCTGCCAGCGGTGGTGTCACTACTGTCGTTGACATGCCTCTTAATGCCATTCCTCCAACCACTACTCTTCATGGCTTCGAGGAGAAACTTCGAGCAAGCCAGGGCCAGTGCTGGGTTGATGTTGGTTTTTACGGTGGTGTCATTCCTGGCAACGCCAATGAGCTGCTCCCTCTCATCGAGGCTGGAGTTCGAGGATTCAAGGGATTCTTGATCGAGTCCGGTGTAAGTTGAATCTGTATCCTGTAAGCCAAATAGTAAGCTGACAGTCATTAGGTTGACGAGTTCCCTGCAGTCTCTTCTCAAGATATCGCCCTGGCTATGGAAACCCTCAAGGACAGCAAGACCACTCTCATGTTCCATGCCGAGATGATCCCTCCCATCACCGAATCCGTCGGCGACACTGTCCAGTCCTCAGAAGCACCTCTCGCTCCCACCGGTCAACTCGACGCCTACAGGACATTCCTTGAGTCTCGACCTCCTTCTTTTGAAACATACGCCGTCGAGGAGATTCTCAGCCAGGCGCACATTGCTCCTCAACTCCACCTACACATCGTTCACCTCTCCGCTACACAGTGCATTCCTCTTCTCAAGGCCGCTCGTCAATCTGGAATCAACATTACTGCAGAGACCTGCTTCCACTACCTCGGTTTGACCGCCGAGGAGATTGAGAAGGGCGACACTCGACACAAGTGCTGTCCACCTATTCGAGAGGGCAAAAACCGCGATGGTCTTTGGGAGGAGCTCGTCGCTGAGGATTCATGTATTAGGACTGTTGTGTCGGATCACTCACCTTGCACACCCCAGCTCAAGCTCCTCCCTCAGCACCTTGAGACAGCGCGACCCGACTTGCCACACAACGATTCAGGCATTGTGATTCCTGCTCCCGAGATCGAAAACCCCATCGCCGAAGGGAAGGGTCGTGGCGACTTCTTcgcagcctggggcggcatTTCCTCCGTCGGACTCGGTCTACCTATCCTGCACTCAGCAGCCAAGAAGCGCGCCGACTTCTCCAAGACACCCAGCATTACCGATATAGTGCGTCTCTGCTGTCAAGCCACTGCCGTTCAAGTCGGTCTCGCTCACCGCAAGGGTGCTATCAAGGTCGGCATGGACGCTGACATTTGTGTATTCGATGATACCGAAGAGTGGACCTTTACCCAGGGCGACATGCGATGGAAGAACCGCTGCTCACCATGGGAAGGTCACGAGTTCACAGGTCGAGTCAAGGAGACGTGGCTGCGTGGTAACAAGGTGTTTGAGCTTGGTGCGCCCGACGCTGGATTCGTGGTCAGCAAGCCAATTGGCGAGCCCATTACGGAGAAGCGAACTGTCTGAAAATGATGACATGCGAAACGAaaatgattgatgatgattaGACAACATGTGCAAAGAAAGgcgtttcttttttcttcataTATATTAGGATGGGGTTTTTGTTATTGTATAATCCATTATTTCTTCATTTATCAACTATAGCATGAGTAATGAATGTCAAGAGATTTGATGAAAGAGTGGCGTAATTGGATGTCTCTATATGCGCATGTGAGATGTCTTTAGTCTTGGGACACGGGAGAGGAGATGATTTGGGGAAATTGTGGGAGTCAGAGGAGTCTCATTGGTATTGACAAGACTTGGTGTGAGGCATTTGGGAGCATCTTCTCCGCTAACTAGACTTTTGTCTGTTGTCTGTTCTAATATGAACTTTACTCAAGTGCTGTATGAAACCTTGAACATCACCAACTCATCACCAGCATGAACTTCAATATCACCAACAGAACATAATATCGGTCAAGGTTTTCCGTGTCATCAGGTAAATACGAAATAGCCAACCCTGTCTTGCgaaaaagactttatatgCATGAAGGTCGCTTATACCAAAACGGGAGTCAAAGCGAGAGACCGTTGCATCGTTTCGCAAGCGACCCTTTTTTTGTCAAAGCCGAGACCAGGGATCGATAAGCGAGGTATACTTCAACTGGTGGGATTAGTTTAATGGTCATGATTCAGTTAAAGGAGAAGAGGCTTTCAACTAGAGTAACGTTGATTAATCAATTGATTACAACCTACTGACTTATCTATGTACATAGTAATATCTTGAATCTTTTACCTCAGTGAGGAATGACTTGGTGATAAAGTAAATACAAGTTAATTCATTCGTATGCATCGTCTTTTCTTCAAAAGACAAACCCATGCCTCGGAATTCAAGACTTCCGAAAAGCATCCACTAATCAAAACCCATCTCTCATTAACTTCTGGATTAATTCTTTCTCCAATCTAACCAATCTAAGATGAGAACAAGCTCGTCTTCCCCGGCCGTTGGTGGCTCGCTTTTACCCCCCGCAAACCTCGCAAACCTCGCGTCGAGGGTTGCTAAGTTGAGCTGAATCTCCACTACAAGACCCCCAATTCAATCGAGACCACTCACTTCACTTTCACCTCTACTTTGCCTCTTACGCGGCGGCCGAACCGATCTGAATTTGGCATCCACTTCGGGTAATAGCAATGATCTCGTTTATATTACTCTGGGGCCGGTGTTGGCTCGAGAGCATCCAATGACAATGAATGACTCTTAAGATGCTCCTATCCCTCCAACTTTGGACattgtctttctttgtcaagTCTTTCGATCGTGGCTTTACCAACTGGCTTAGTATTTTACATGCAAACCTCGGCGTCATAGATGACCACCGACTGTCAAAAAGGATTATAATCTCACTCGCACCACAGCCTAAACAGAATCAGCATAACCATCAGCCATACATAATGTCCCGGGCCTGGGCCAACAGATAACATCGCCTTACAACAGCGCTAGACTCAGATTCATAAACAAGCTGCAGCCATGTCGCAGCATGGAAATCCCTCGGACAACATCGACATCGAAAAGATGGACAGACCAAGCTCTTTGGATATCTCGATAGATCCTCGTGTTGAACAGATTGGCGTATCACGACTCTCCATGTCTGGCGGTGGAAATTTGTCACTCGCCGATGTCCAGGCTGTTCATGTTCAAATTCATGACTTGGCCGTCTCAGTCGATACAGCCCCATCATGGCTTGCACCTTCAACATACGGCGATCTGGTCTCGTCAAAATTCAACACTGCGCCAAAAATGAAGCCGCTACTTCGTTCTGTAAGCGCTAATCTTCCACCAGGAACTTTGACGGCTATCATTGGAGGAAGCGGATCTGGCAAGACGACACTACTCAACACCGTAGCTGAGAGAGTATTGAGTTCCAGATTGAGCCAACAGGGTATCGCTACTTTCAACGGCAAAGTTGGGGTGCACAGTGTCCGTCATGCCTATGTTATGCAGCAAGATATCCTACTTCCAACTTTGACCGTTAGAGAAACCCTTCGATACTCGGCCGACTTGCGATTGCCACCATCAACCACTTCCCAAGAACGACAAAGGGTTGTCGAAGAGGTTATTCTTGAACTTGGTCTCAAGGAGTGTGCCGACACGAGGATTGGGAACTCTCAACATCATGGATGTTCAGGTGGCGAGAAGCGACGCACCAGCATTGGCGTTCAACTACTAGCCAACCCTTCTGTTCTCTTCCTCGATGAACCCACCACCGGTCTTGACGCGACAAGCGCCTATCAGCTTGTTCGAACACTAAAGACACTTGCGCAAAAGGGACGGACCATCATTACGACAATCCATCAACCTCGATCTGAAATCTGGGATTTGTTCGACAACTTGATCGTTCTAACCAAGGGTAGCCCTGTCTACTCAGGTGCAATCAAAGACTCTGTTCCATGGTTTGGGGAATTAGGATATCAGCTCCCACCTTTTGTTAATCCCGCCGAGTTCATCATTGATATCGCAGCTGTCGATAATCGTACACCTGAATTGGAACAGGAAACCGCGGCCAAGGTTGAGCGTTTAAAAATTGCTTGGAATCAGGAGACTTTGAAACGATATCCACCCCCAGACAAAACTATTGATATCGGCAATGGAAGAAAGAACAAGGATAAGAAGACGAAAGAGCATGCTGGCTTCCTACGACAGGTTACAGTGCTTACCGATCGTACACTCAAAGTGACATATCGCGATCCTCTCGGTATGGCATCTTCCATCACAGAAGCTGTCTTCATGGGTCTCGTAACGGGCTACATGTTCTACAATCTCGGTCGCGATCAGGCCGGTATCCGATCTCGACAGGGTGGTCTCTATACAGCAGCTGGTCTTCAAGGCtacctcatcctcatcttcgaAGTCTACCGCATGACATTCGATATCCCAACCTTTGACCGTGAGAACTCGGAAGGATGCGTCGACGCCCTCCCCTTTGTTCTTTCACGTCGTATCGCTCGCATGATCACCGAGGATGTCGCAGCGCCATTCCTCTTCTCtgtcctctttttctttatggCTGGTTTCGAGCGAGACGTGGAACGATTCTTTACATTCTTCGCCATCACACTTCTCAACCAATATATTGCCGTTACATGTGCCATGGTTTGCGTAGCAACGGTTAGGCATTTTGCTGGTGCAAGTGTGGTCGCCAACTTGATCTTTACACTACAGAGTATGGCCTGCGGCATGTTTATCAACGTCAACAGTCTTCCTGTTTACGTTCGATGGTTGAAGTGGCTTACTTACACGGTACGATCCCCTCGCCAACGTGTGACTGATGAATACTAACGTCAACAGTTCTACGTCTTTAGTGCATACTGCGGTAACGAATTCGAAGGCAGCTTTTACGACTGTCCCGCCTCGAACGACGAGTCTGATCTGAGATGCAAGCAGTACACGGGATCATATATCATGGAATCCCTCGGCTTTCCAAAAGATTGGGTCGCGAAGCCAATCCTCGTCTGCCTGGCTTTTGTCGTGTTCTTTTTTGTGCTATCGATTATTGGACTACGTATCATCAAGGTCGAGATGACAATTGCTCGAGCTCGTGTTTCGGATACTGATCTGTCGGCTGGTAAGGAGAAGATGACTGCACGCTCTGTTGCTGATGTGCGCACTATCGACTTGGAGTTGAACGAGTTTTCGTTGGCTTTGGATAAGAGAACGCAATTGGGGAAGAAGCTACCGACAAAGACTATTTTGAACCCCGTCAATGCGACTTTCAGTGCTGGGGTATTGAACGTCATCATGGGACCTTCGGGAAGTGGAAAGACATCGCTGCTCAACGCCATGGCTCTTCGACTACGCGACTCTGTCGGAACAAAATATCGACCAGCTGGAAAACTCACCTTTAACGGGGCTCGTCCTTCAGATACAGTCATCCGATCTGTGTGTTCTTATGTCTGCCAGGATGACGATGCGTTATTGCCGTCCCTCACTGTTCGCGAGACTCTTCGCTTTGCAGCTGGACTTCGTCTACCGTCGTTCATGAGCAAAGATGAAAAGAACCGTCGCGCAGAAGAAGTTCTCCTCAAGATGGGTCTGAAGGACTGTGCCGATAACCTTGTTGGTGGTGAACTCGTCAAGGGTATCTCTGGAGGAGAAAAGCGCCGTGTGTCAATCGCAGTCCAGGTCTTGACCGACCCTCgcattcttcttctcgacgaACCAACATCAGGACTCGATGCGTTCACCGCAAACTCCATCATGGAAGTCCTCCAGGGTCTTGCCAACGAAGGCCGAACACTCATTCTCACAATCCACCAAGCTCGATCCGATCTTTTTAGGGAATTTGGAAACGTATTGCTTTTGGCTCGTGGTGGTTCTCAGGTTTATTCTGGCCCTGGAAGGGATATGCTTGGATATCTGGCACGCCATGGATACGAGTGTCCCCAACATACTAACCCTGCGGATTTTGCCTTGGATATGATCACGATTGATTTGCAGCAAGAAGGGAAAGAGCTCGAGTCTCGTAAACGGGTTCAGATCATGATAGATAATTGGAAAGCGGAGAGTGCATCGACAAAGGGCGAGAAACTCTCCGATATCCAAGAGAAGGATGAGGTTCAGAATACGAACTCTGCAGACCAAACGCATACTCCTCAAGGGGGCGCGACTCTTCCGccgtcaccaccaccaaagcGTCGATCCTTTAACAAGGCCAACCTCTCGACACCCGCCGAACTAGGCGCCCTCATCCGCAAACGCGCCCCTCTCACTACCGCACTTCCTCTCCTTCTCAATCGAGCCCTCATCAATACCTACCGCCAGCCAGAGCTCATTGTTGCTCGTCTCATGCAAGTCATCGGTCTTGCTCTCATCCTAGCTCTATTCTTTGCTCCCTTCGACAACGACTATTACTCTGTCCAGAGCCGCATGGGTTTCGTCCAGGAGATTGGCGCATTCTACTTTGTCGGCATGTTGCAAAACACGGCCATCTACCCCAGCGAGCGTGATGTGTTTTATAgagaagacgacgatggcgTCTACAGCGTAAATGCTTTTCTTGCTTCCTACACCATCCTCGAAGTCCCCTTTGAGGTGATAAGCTGCATGATATTCGGTGTCCTGGGCGTTATCGCAGTTGATCTCCCCCGCACAGCAACACTCTACTTCACCGCCGTCTTTGCGTGCTTCGGCGTCGTATCTTGCGGCGAGAGTCTTGGTATCATGTTCAACACGCTCTTTGGACACACTGGCTTCGCCGTCAATATCATGGGCGTCTTCCTCGCTCTTGCTAACACCATGGCTGGTGTACTCTCCATTGATATGCCCGAGCTGTTCAAAGCCTTCAACTACCTCTCTCCCATTCGGTACGGCACGCGTGCTGTGGCGCCGTATTCGCTACGCGGCATCGAGTTTACGTGCAATAACGAACAGAGGCTTGAGAACGGAAATTGCCCAATTCAGACGGGTCAAGAGGTCCTGGAGTTGTACAACTTTGACGTCGATCCTGTCGTCAACATTGCGTGTCTAGCAGCTTGCGTGGTGGTGTATAGACTTTTGGCTTGGGGGTTGTTGAAGATTGCGAGAACGCATTGgaaggggaagaagaaggataagCAGGACAGAAACAAGGCATAGATTAAAGCCTTCTTTACGAAAAGTCTTGTCAGTTAAAGATTGAAAATCACATCTTTTCAATTTCCGAAATACCTTTGTTGCAAAGATGACAGTTTAATGCATCAATCCATATATGGGCAGTTATGATAACAGAGCCAGTGCCacgatcatgc
This Fusarium poae strain DAOMC 252244 chromosome 3, whole genome shotgun sequence DNA region includes the following protein-coding sequences:
- a CDS encoding hypothetical protein (BUSCO:28438at5125), with product MLRPGASVVRGTMARQSMLTRTNLAAAPACALCRQLTVSRSPTRIHSASLHTTPRRDSAWGAAVQVASNVVSNVVKKASKDAMHIDPLRSVAKEMKFLTGNIRKLLGSGHPSLDRAAKYYTQAEGKHVRPLIVLLMSRATYLCPKTPATAPTVTHRGVDTSLSPAQILADVNPAAHPLSSPEQEVPDANSDILPSQRRLAEIAELIHTASLLHDDVIDHSVSRRGSPSANLEFGNKMAVLAGDFLLGRASVALARLRNPEVVELLATVIANLVEGEFMQLKNTERDERNPKWSEETVTYYLQKTYLKTASLISKSCRAAALLGNTDAVTVDAAYSYGRNLGLAFQLVDDLLDYTQSGSDLGKPAGADLELGLATAPLLFAWKQMPELGALVGRKFAQEGDVQRARELVLQSDGIEQTRALAQDYVDKAIASIADFPESEAKDGLIEMAHKSLKRQK
- a CDS encoding hypothetical protein (MEROPS:MER0005767~BUSCO:16243at5125): MASPGAEQYPEGPLSVLVSSRVVVTLPDDSLITTPASVVVSPVTGKIVTIIPEVLPSSSFPAGTNYVDHGSKLLIPGLVDAHVHLNEPGRTEWEGFWTGTRAAASGGVTTVVDMPLNAIPPTTTLHGFEEKLRASQGQCWVDVGFYGGVIPGNANELLPLIEAGVRGFKGFLIESGVDEFPAVSSQDIALAMETLKDSKTTLMFHAEMIPPITESVGDTVQSSEAPLAPTGQLDAYRTFLESRPPSFETYAVEEILSQAHIAPQLHLHIVHLSATQCIPLLKAARQSGINITAETCFHYLGLTAEEIEKGDTRHKCCPPIREGKNRDGLWEELVAEDSCIRTVVSDHSPCTPQLKLLPQHLETARPDLPHNDSGIVIPAPEIENPIAEGKGRGDFFAAWGGISSVGLGLPILHSAAKKRADFSKTPSITDIVRLCCQATAVQVGLAHRKGAIKVGMDADICVFDDTEEWTFTQGDMRWKNRCSPWEGHEFTGRVKETWLRGNKVFELGAPDAGFVVSKPIGEPITEKRTV
- a CDS encoding hypothetical protein (TransMembrane:11 (o408-429i499-516o522-547i559-581o642-664i1085-1106o1118-1138i1159-1186o1192-1213i1225-1246o1310-1331i)~BUSCO:1305at5125), with translation MSQHGNPSDNIDIEKMDRPSSLDISIDPRVEQIGVSRLSMSGGGNLSLADVQAVHVQIHDLAVSVDTAPSWLAPSTYGDLVSSKFNTAPKMKPLLRSVSANLPPGTLTAIIGGSGSGKTTLLNTVAERVLSSRLSQQGIATFNGKVGVHSVRHAYVMQQDILLPTLTVRETLRYSADLRLPPSTTSQERQRVVEEVILELGLKECADTRIGNSQHHGCSGGEKRRTSIGVQLLANPSVLFLDEPTTGLDATSAYQLVRTLKTLAQKGRTIITTIHQPRSEIWDLFDNLIVLTKGSPVYSGAIKDSVPWFGELGYQLPPFVNPAEFIIDIAAVDNRTPELEQETAAKVERLKIAWNQETLKRYPPPDKTIDIGNGRKNKDKKTKEHAGFLRQVTVLTDRTLKVTYRDPLGMASSITEAVFMGLVTGYMFYNLGRDQAGIRSRQGGLYTAAGLQGYLILIFEVYRMTFDIPTFDRENSEGCVDALPFVLSRRIARMITEDVAAPFLFSVLFFFMAGFERDVERFFTFFAITLLNQYIAVTCAMVCVATVRHFAGASVVANLIFTLQSMACGMFINVNSLPVYVRWLKWLTYTFYVFSAYCGNEFEGSFYDCPASNDESDLRCKQYTGSYIMESLGFPKDWVAKPILVCLAFVVFFFVLSIIGLRIIKVEMTIARARVSDTDLSAGKEKMTARSVADVRTIDLELNEFSLALDKRTQLGKKLPTKTILNPVNATFSAGVLNVIMGPSGSGKTSLLNAMALRLRDSVGTKYRPAGKLTFNGARPSDTVIRSVCSYVCQDDDALLPSLTVRETLRFAAGLRLPSFMSKDEKNRRAEEVLLKMGLKDCADNLVGGELVKGISGGEKRRVSIAVQVLTDPRILLLDEPTSGLDAFTANSIMEVLQGLANEGRTLILTIHQARSDLFREFGNVLLLARGGSQVYSGPGRDMLGYLARHGYECPQHTNPADFALDMITIDLQQEGKELESRKRVQIMIDNWKAESASTKGEKLSDIQEKDEVQNTNSADQTHTPQGGATLPPSPPPKRRSFNKANLSTPAELGALIRKRAPLTTALPLLLNRALINTYRQPELIVARLMQVIGLALILALFFAPFDNDYYSVQSRMGFVQEIGAFYFVGMLQNTAIYPSERDVFYREDDDGVYSVNAFLASYTILEVPFEVISCMIFGVLGVIAVDLPRTATLYFTAVFACFGVVSCGESLGIMFNTLFGHTGFAVNIMGVFLALANTMAGVLSIDMPELFKAFNYLSPIRYGTRAVAPYSLRGIEFTCNNEQRLENGNCPIQTGQEVLELYNFDVDPVVNIACLAACVVVYRLLAWGLLKIARTHWKGKKKDKQDRNKA